The following nucleotide sequence is from Puntigrus tetrazona isolate hp1 unplaced genomic scaffold, ASM1883169v1 S000001055, whole genome shotgun sequence.
GCCGCCACTGCTGATTGCTACAGCGATGTCAAGAGGGAAACCCCATGGCCAGTCAGATGGCGGAATGCGTCGTTATTGACCGATTGCTCCGTGCACTCCCTCTTTCTCACTGGCAGGCTGTCGGGATGAGAAATCCCAGCACCATCCAGGAGCTCATGAAGGCATCCTGTTGATCGTCAACTATGCCACCTGGTACCCAGAGGCAGTTCCTATCCGGAAAGCCACAGTAAAAGTCTTCACCCAGGAGCTGTTCCTTTTCAaaattcaagattttatttgtcacatacatttTGTACAAGTAAAACTTGTGTTCCTGCTGTCCAGCCAAGTCGGCATTCCAGTTGAGATACTGATCGACCAAGGTACCTCCTTTATGTCCCAGTTAATGGCTGACCTCAGCAGGCTGCTAAGGGTGAAACAGTTGAGAACCATTGTATACCATCCCAGACCGACGGCTTGGTAGAGCAATGCAACCAAATCCTAAAGCAGATGCGGAGACGTGTGGTGGCAGAGGACAAACTTGACTGGGACCTCATGATACCATATATCCTCTTTGGGATCAGAGAAGTCCCCAAGGCCTCAACTGGACATGGCGAAGGAAGCCTGGGAGCAGCCTGCAGCTGCTGCTTTCATAGATGACATGGTGATCCATTCCAAGGTGTTGGACGATCACCCGGTCCGATTGCGGAGGGTACTGTCAAAGTAAATGCCACCTTACACTCTCAGAGGTGAAGTAGTTGGCTTACCAGGTCAGTGGGAGTCTCATCCAGCCGCAAGACAGGTCCAGGCAGCCCAGAGACCCGAGACCAAGACCCAGGTATGACCCTTTTTAGGGTTGGTGGGATACTAGTTTCATCACTAATTTCTCCTCCTCCCTTTGACAGATCTGAACAACAGATGGGACAGAAGGGACAGATGAGAAGATCGCCATAGGCTGATCGGATTTTTGAAGGATTTTCCTTAGGAAATACTTCCAATTTCATTTTTTCTCCAGTTGCACTTCATTTACCATGCTGCTCTCATTAAGGCATGAGTGTGCTCTTTATACCAGAGTATTGGACTGTTTtccttatttaaatataagggAGAGACTTGCAAATGTAAAGACGTCTAAAGTGCTAAAAATGAGATAGCTATTGGATTAATAAGGAATTGAGACACATCAGGaaatttatttacaaagcaGTCCTTTGTTGaagaagtgatggttctaccatataTGTAACAAGGAGTTTAGTTGAAACAGTACAATCATCATTGCAACAAAAATGTGCTATAAACAGTAGTGCAACAGTGTAAACTGGCCTCACTTGGCtcatgtggtgtgtgtgtgtgactgccaGACAGCAGTCACCTGTGTATCTTATGCACAGATTATCTCTGAACGGCTTGTTTACCAATACATTAAGTTTCAGAAAGGCAGAGTCATGCGTCCACGCATAGCATCCAATGTGAGTGTCCTACGCCATCTGCCCTACACCACACCACCAGTGTACCACAAGCTCAGTCTCCTTGGTTaccttaatattttttaaaatcatgtaCAGGGAAAGCTTAGTGAGACACAGTAATATGACAGTCATTTCACAATTGTCACAATTTTGGTTTGTGGTCTGCCATCGCTTTCACATTATATTGACTCTCTCACACCACACAGACTGTTACACATTACCCTGGACATTTCCCATATAATATAATTCagtaattcaattaattttcattaaaaagttatGAGTTTTAGCGTCCCCTATGACTCTCATTGTCAAGGCGACACTCTGAGACTCTTAAGAAACTCTTAAGAAACTTAAACATGGCATTATATCTTGCAAATAACGTCAGAATGCAGcgcaataaaaatgaaatttaaccTATCATAGTTATTTTTGGTCTGTCACAAAGCACAGATTTTGTTTATCTCAAACAAGCCTAATATGATGCACCGACGtaacaaataatgcaaattagCGTAGAAGTCATTAAGCATTCAGTTACTTTTCAAGCTGGCTTTAGCTACGTTGAAAGAAATTGGCAACACTGACTTTCAAACATGTATCCAAAATATGGTTAAGTGagtacagacacacaaacacaaagaatcagttttctttgaattacatttatttctcgGATTGGCTTCCAGCAAACTAGCACACTGTACATATATCACATAAAACAACCTTCAATAAAGATATCTTGAGTAAATTAGCTGACCTATTGCACAAACGCTCTTCATCTGTTTCTGATGAAATTCTCTCTTCTAGTGGTGACGGTTTGAGTTAGGGAAGAAGTGTGAGAAGCGATCATGTGAGTGCcaactaaatctaaaattaagCCTTTATCATAAAACAGTTTATACGGCCACAGTCATTCATTGTCTTGCTAAATATAGAAGTGAAGCGTATCTGTCTAAAGACATCCTGAAAGAGAGCTGAAGAAGTGGAAAGAACGGAGTCACACACTCGGACCAACCGGTGGAGCTCACAGGATCCTGCAGGGAAAGATCACACGGCTCTTCATTCTGTCATCCTGACTGGCTGATCAGGATTTGGTGAGAGAAATCAGAgctgtgattggtcagatcCTTTGGAACCGAAGCATTTGGGGCATTTTAGAATTGCAGCATCTGTGAATCTCTATGATATGTTCTGGACACATCACAGCAATTTTCATCCTAATCATTTTTGATGTGATAACAAATAAGTTGCAAATCAAAtgttattgaaaatgttttcacaatTGGAGGTAGTCAGTACTtgaatataatatgtattaaaatctacacacacttttatatgCGGATCTAGGAGTGTGTATTTGCGCATACACATTCACAATATTTAACCGTCTGTCTTTAAGGCTCAGCAAGACTAAAGGGAAGTTATTTCTAATACTCTCCTGTATTATAAAGCAAGCAATACAGATGTGTGTATTCAAATATCTACTGTACGTGAGGGTTCATTTACAAGCTATGAGCTGTTCTCTTACTAAACAGACAAACATGCAACAGTGAGATACGTGAGACGGGAAACGTGATATGACTCTGCATGAATGATATATTCCATACAGTATAAGACGCTACAGAGCCAAGACGTCTAGGAATGAAAGTTCTGGAGCTCTACGAAGATGGCGAGGGCTGGGCGGCTGCATGCACACAACTGGAATATCTGGAGAAAGCGGGACAAAATGAGCACACTGACGAAAACAGTAGCTTCTTAGCTCATTATGTGCATATGTGCTGGCTTACATTAAACAATTAACTGGCTGCAGTCTCCTGTTGCATGATATAGATTCGTGACGCATCGTCCACCATGCTGCCACAGTGAACATCGCTCCTGAAACAGAGGAGTACTCTACACAGTCAGGTGCATGCTCACACTAGCTGAAATGAAATTTCTCTATTTAGAAACTGACAATTGAATCTCGTCTACAGTCAGTCATACTTACCTGTTATCATTAATATCTGTACTATTTCCTGAAAAGCATAAAGGAAGAGATTAATACTGTTAAAAGCAAACACATATGCTGCATTCCTGTTTTAAGGTTAATGTGTTCCGGTTAAAGATTTCACAATAACAAGATCCCTGGGTAAACTCACATCTAGATCACtgctatttaaaaagaaatgactgcTTTTTAACGTTGGAGACTTTCAACTAGGTATAGGGGTAGAAATGATTTTGTTCATGATTTATACAAATTGACAAGTGTGTTAAGTACTGTTTATCATAAACATCTCAACTTTGTTGCGTCAAAGACACCTGTGAACAGTTTGTGTTAATGTGGGTGGGCTGCTTAATGTGAACAAATGAGCAGTAGCTTACCGTTCTCCACATCGAGCGGACAGGAGCTCATTATGTCCATGGATCTCACAGTGCTGTAGCCAACACTGAAATGAAGAAATGGCGggtgagaggaggagaggagggcaGACACGTTCAGAGAGGACAGACACTCACGTGTTGGTTTTCTGAAGCGTAGATTTCTCCTCCTGCAGGAAGAGAGCGTTGCTGTAGGACGTGGCAGGTTTACTCGCGCGTGTGGAGGAGACGCTGGTGGGAGAAGTGGCTGCAACATGGTGTCCAGGTCTCACTGGCTTAGCTacacacaaaaccaaaacatcaTTTATAGATTAAAATCACTTGCAAATAAGTCATCTTGTTTCTCTCGCAGCTGTCATTGTAAGGTTTGacacaaacagaaacagttTGAAGGTCATGAAAGGTGCGGTACCGATCTGAGCGGCGTTGGATCGACGCATAGGATAGCGCATGCGCATGGCGTCACGGATGCGCTCCACCTCCTGCTGGTAACGCCGGCGGTCGTTCATGGCGCCCTGTTTAGCGTCCTTCAGTGCTGCCTCCAGCGCCCGAACCCGCTCAGCCGTAGAACGAAGACGCTTCTCCAGCTTCGGAAGCTCACAGCGCAGATCTGCATTATCACGTACCAGCTGTGCAAACATTGGCAGAGAGCAGGCTGTTAGTAGTCACTGCTACCGTTAATTACAAATAGAAGTGCTTTACCAAACAAGTTGTGAATGTAAATCAGCACTAACATCACAGTCAGCTCCAGTCTTTTAGGCAGTGGTGGGCCGTCAGAATGCCAGCCctagttttactttatttttccatgaatGTGGAAAGCTCTTTTATCCAATTATATTTCAGCAATTTTGTTGCGAGGGTCATAGAAGTCTGCCTAAGGCCTTGAGAATCAACAGCTCAGGCGTCTGTATCTGTAACCAATCAGATTTCGAAGTTGGCAGCCCCAGGGCCATCTCGCAGGTTTTCGATAACATCAGCATTTTCTCATTCTTTGATTGATCAGAGAGCGTATAGTCAAAGCTAGCAAACGGCGTCACAAGTTTCGTATGTGCTGGGCACGGTGTGTTACTGTAGGTTTTCAGTGCATTCTGAATAATATTCGCCTTctgtaaatcaaaataaagtactGAATGACTGCAAAAGTGTAAGTTTCTGTCAGAATAGACTCGTGATGATGAGAGACGTTAAAACACAACGTTACGCCTTTCTTCACCGCCTCATATGAACTATTTCTATGTTACTCATATTTTCCTCCTGCAGAGTTGTTCGGTCAAGTTTAAAGCAcaacttatttgttttatgccaATGTTATCTGTGAGGTATGAATACGATTGGATTAATAAATGTCTGTAAGCACATCGAACGCActgcatttgtcattttattaacagCATTGATGTCTGTGATGCACTGCTCTGCTATACTGCATTTCTGTCTAATATTTATGGTTTCTATAACCGTGGCATAACTATGATGGTATTAAGAAGACTTGGATTAGTTAGCTACATCCCTACATGTccactaactctcagagtatgCATTGGTCATAATTTTTTATACAGATACTATAGTTTGGACAGATATGCCTATATTTTGATATCAAAAACAGTCACTGTTTGTCACTTAATGGCATAAAGTAACAGAATATTTGAAGTATTACATACTTTTTGATCGCAACTGCCACAACATTTGGATTATCAAATTGTATCCCCTCGCAATGTGTAACTTTGAAACCaacttgtttatatatatatatatatatatatatatatatatatatttataatatatatataaactttatatGAACATAAACCAGGTGATATCACATTTTGATTAAGAACATGATTCATATAAATACTTTGCTCAATagaaaaaattatacaaaatggTACAAAATGACACATAAATGTATGCACATGATTACCTGTTTATGAACCTTTGTAAGCTGATCCAGGTTGTTCTCAAGAAAGGAAATCTTCTGTTTCTGAGTGTTAGACCCCCCACTATCATCAGGTCCAATTTCTGTACTCTGTGTGAAGAGAACGagttagaaacacacacacagcaacagAACACTTGTTAAGCAAAGTACCCTGCTCACACATGAACTCACTTTTTTAACCCGAGTCGTGAGGTCTTGAACGAACAGCTTGCGCAGGTTGTGGAGGGTCTGGAGTTCACGGGCctaagacagagacagaaacgGGTCCACTAACATACAGTTGGGGATTAACCTACAATTCTTCATTTTTAGGCCGTACTGACAATTCATAATCATCGCTGTCATGAAAACATATGCTGAATGCTGAAGCCCTGCTTTAAACCTACTGTATACACATGTATGTGAAGCAGAGACTGAATTGCTTTAACATTGTTAGTTATATTCCAAGTTTACTTCATTGTatatgttcttttaaaatggtcataagcaatgaaatgaaaaatcataCAGTATGAGTACAGACAACCAGCCTTCACTGTTTCCACTGAAATGACATTGCTACAGATGTCTTTAATGatgtctttcagttcttttgAGGACTGACTAAGGCACTAGCTAGTGTGTTTGACTAGAAGTGGCGGCTGAATGATGCTACAGAGCTCATTCAAGGACATGGATAAAGCATGAACACCTAAAATTCATGTTTCAGTTGAATGATGAAGTTTAGGCTACCCTGTTGAACTGTAGCTGTTGAACTTACTTTACAGAGCTTTTTAGCTATTTGCTACAATAGCCTCATCAGCGCAGTTCTGTCAgatgtgttttctttcagaTGAGAATGATGTAAAAAGATGATTAGATGAGTAAAATAAGAGGAAGAGCGTATGAGAAACTTACAACAGTCTCCTCAAGGCGCTTAAGATCCTGTTTGGACTGCTCGTTTCTCTCCTGCTGAAACCTGATGAAAAACcattattaacacacacacactacatgcTCTATTTCCCATCATGTCTTTACAGTAAAGTGTTTGTGCGGTAGAGGAAGGAGACGTACGACAGCTGCTCCAGGCAGGCGCTCTTGGTGTCGTCCTGCAGCTTGAGGTTGCTGAGACTGGACCGCACGTGAACCAGCTCCAGCTCCAGAGCCTGGTTCTTACTGCAAGACATGTGGAGACAGTGTTAGCACCTCAGTTACCGTGTCCAGAGATTACGCTCAAACGCTCATCTGTACAGGAAGACTGACTCGGTAAGGTCATCGATGAGGCGCTGCTTCTCGTTAATTTCATCCCGCAGGTGGCTGAGCTGCGTCTGACGAGACTCCGCGTGGAGAGTGGGACGACCGGCGGCcttctgcacaaacacacacacaaatatagcGTGAGAACCCATCATGTCAACCGCATCCCGTTTGGATtccatgtttgttttgcttacCTTCCCATCAGCCTCTCTGTCTGCCTTCTCTCCTCCGTCCACTTCTGCCACGTGACTCTCTGATATAAACAGGTATACATAATCATCACCGAAACGGTACAGTGTGCAGCAGCAATACAGAAGTGAGCTCGATCTCAATCTAAAATCTTACATATCCAGTTCATCTGAATGTCCGTTATTGACAGTCTAAAGGACTTTCGGTGAATTTTAATGTGTAATACAGGAAAGACTTGAAGTGCAGACTTTTAAATACAGCTTGGAACTGGTGCGATTATGATTTTAGTAGAGACGTCTTAAAGGTGCATTATGTAATACTGATAGCTAGTGGTTGAAATGGGTCTTTATATGACTTTGTCTCACCTGAGTTCTGCAGCATGTAGAGCTCTTCACTGAGAGCGTCATAATTATCCTCCAGCTGCCTCTTTTTGTGCTCCACGTTCTGCATGTATTCGGTGAGAGATCGAATCTTTGCCTCGTGCtgctcacagacacacacagacacagaactCGTCACATCACGTACTGCTCACTAGCGTCAGAAAGATCATGTCAGGAAATGGTGAGCATAGCGAATGGCTGATGGAGCCACtgtcaatgttttaaaaaccgATTTAATGTGGATAGGGATACATCAATTAACCAGCTAATTAATCGTAAAGGTTCTGCTAAAAAAGTTGTGGACAGAGACATATTTGCAATAAACCCAAAACATCAGCAATGAAACATTCAATGTATCAAAATAATCATAACTAGTAAATGATGAGAGACCTAAcagaaggtgagtaaataagtCCTGTGCTTAGcgtaagttttatttataaatctgaaCCAAATGTGTAAGAGCCATTTTATGGGTTTGCTTTggattgtgtgcatgtgtgtccagTAGGGGTCACTCTTGGTGGGTTGGGCACAGTATATAGGTGGGAACCTTCCCTCAGGTGACAGGTGTTGCTGGAGGGAAGGTGCACACAGTTTTTTGACCGCTACGCTAAAGTGTTTGTACCACGATACAAGTTGTAAGGTGATGGACAGGTGGATTTATTGACTGTTTGTTTGGATTCTTGCCATATGGAAATGAAGACCAGTAATGggtaaaataaatctacaaccatgagcattttaatatcttgtGTGGACATTCgagttaatataaatgtaagtgtgcgCGTCCATTTACAAGCACCGACCAGCATCCCTCAGCAGCTTAAAGTAGTGGACTTAGCTGCTTACAAAATGCCTGCCCAGATTAAGCGTCTGCTCAGAAAACCTACATGCTGCTCCTAGTAGTTCAGGTTTAACAGTGTGTCTCTATACCCTGTGTTTCATCCTGACACAAACgtttggaaacacacacacctgagagatGAGCAGCTGGCAGGAGGACAGCTCTCGGCTGGTTTCCTCCATCTTGCGGTGACACTCCAGCTGCATGGTCTCCAGCTGTCTGCAGCGCTTCACCATCGACTTCACCTCCGACTTGATCTTACTGATGTACAGCCGTGCCACGGTGAACTCCTCCTCGATGGCACCGCTGATCTCCACcggctacacacacacacacatacagattaCTGCAGAGACTGTAAACACACACGACTACAACTAGAGGAAACTGCATTAAACGCTTCATGACTTcatgtgtaaatacatttgtaataaatcaGAAGTccataaatatgaaaacatacaaGTATCTCTCCTCGATCACCAAATATCTGCTGAACGTGCACTAAACACACTGTTCCATGTCCACCGCACCACAAGGATGcgctgtttttgtttaaatgcacatCAAAAATGTATCGCGGCTGACAGAAGACTGTACATAGCTTGCATCCTGTgcatattctccaaaatggcgctacaGTGATGAACTGAGACAAAGTGTCAAGGTGTGTTGACTACTTTTATAGTATGGTACAACCTTTTATAACCTCTAAAAAGATCTCAGAGGACTCTCTGGGCTTACAAGCTTGATTTCTCCATTGCCAACGATGCTGCTGAACTCGCTGAGGTCCTTCATTAGCCCGTTTAACACATCAGCGATGCGCTTCCTCTGCTGCGAGCTTACTTCTTGCATTTGAGCAAGCTCCGCCTCCAGCTCCATCAGACTGGCCTAGAAAGCAACGGAAGCGGTGAAACACTGACGTCAGTCATTCACTGCCATCGAGGACACTGTGTAGCATGAGAACAGGAGAGCAGACATCACCATCTTTAGGCTGAGCTGCTCGGCCAGCTGCTTGTTGTGCAGGTTCTTCTCCTCCACCTCCTGACTCTTCTGGTCATAGTTGACCGCCAGCTCCTCCAGCGCCTGCAGAACCTCCCGCACTTCAGCTTTGgcgctctcgctctctgtctgcAGGCGGCCCAGCTCCGTCTGCACCTTGTCGCTGTCTCCACGAGTGGACGCCAGCAGCTGAAGCGAGAAGACGTCATTAATATGAGCAAAACGTAATAGATATTTTAGCTTCTAAAATGGGACTGGATGAGCTATGTTTCGGGAACTAGACTAGTTAGCTAACAAAACCTTTAGACAAGGTACCCCAGAGACcctaaaacattcattattaaaatattgctattatttgaatttcttaTTTACTATATGGTGTGATTTGTTGTTGTCTTAACTGCAAACTTGTAGTAACTTGAAACTTTACAAAATGCTTGTGGTATTTTTGAGTAAATAACATAGAAACAATTAACCACTACAGGACAGTCTGaatgtgacctctgacctcatcCTGATCCAGTATCTGCTCCTTCAGCTTCTCCGCCAGCTGACACTGAAGATTGATCTCATCATCctacagaacacaaacacaatgagagcaataaatcatttttattgtgttttgctaTAAATCCAGTAATCCATGATCTGATGGATGACACATTAT
It contains:
- the LOC122340433 gene encoding kinesin heavy chain-like; the encoded protein is MTDAAAECNIKVLCRFRPLNQAEILRGDKFLPTFQGDDTVIIAENRTSSTACVSTNTTQEQVYNTCAKQIVKDVLGGYNGTIFAYGQTSSGKTHTMEGNLHDPQQMGIIPRIAEDIFNHIFSMDENLEFHIKVSYFEIYMEKIRDLLDVTKTNLSVHEDKNRVPYVKGCTERFVSSPEEVMDVIGEESPTARVAVTNMNEHSSRSHSIFLINIKQEHVETEQKLCGKLYLVDLAGSEKVSKTGAAGAVLDEAKNINKSLSSLGNVISALAEGTKTHVPYRDSKMTRILQDSLGGNCRTTMFICCSPSSFNDAETKSTLMFGQRAKTIKNTASINLELTAEQWKRKYEKEKEKNKSLRTASRGWSWSSRRWRSGEKVPETEQTDADVVKLDGNDETSLDNERSSERQRERERDSDSSSIVVRISEEERQKYEEEIRKLYRQLDDKDDEINLQCQLAEKLKEQILDQDELLASTRGDSDKVQTELGRLQTESESAKAEVREVLQALEELAVNYDQKSQEVEEKNLHNKQLAEQLSLKMASLMELEAELAQMQEVSSQQRKRIADVLNGLMKDLSEFSSIVGNGEIKLPVEISGAIEEEFTVARLYISKIKSEVKSMVKRCRQLETMQLECHRKMEETSRELSSCQLLISQHEAKIRSLTEYMQNVEHKKRQLEDNYDALSEELYMLQNSESHVAEVDGGEKADREADGKKAAGRPTLHAESRQTQLSHLRDEINEKQRLIDDLTDKNQALELELVHVRSSLSNLKLQDDTKSACLEQLSFQQERNEQSKQDLKRLEETVARELQTLHNLRKLFVQDLTTRVKKSTEIGPDDSGGSNTQKQKISFLENNLDQLTKVHKQLVRDNADLRCELPKLEKRLRSTAERVRALEAALKDAKQGAMNDRRRYQQEVERIRDAMRMRYPMRRSNAAQIAKPVRPGHHVAATSPTSVSSTRASKPATSYSNALFLQEEKSTLQKTNTVGYSTVRSMDIMSSCPLDVENGNSTDINDNRSDVHCGSMVDDASRIYIMQQETAAS